A single window of Paenibacillus sp. FSL H8-0537 DNA harbors:
- a CDS encoding nitric-oxide reductase large subunit: protein MPYKKLWAALALVFVLSFGVLLYYGGEIIQEKPPIPERVVTEQGDVIFTKADIMSGQQVWQRMGGQELGSIWGHGSYVAPDWTADYLHRQLVFMNDYHAQQKYQLPYNQLTEEQQAELKATLKREIRTNTYDAQTGDLIITTLRALTASELGDYYAAVFGDAPEWAVYREQIALPANTISSAADREKLNAFFWWATWSTSTNRLGSDITYTNNWPGEPLIDNEPTSVSLLWSIVSVVLLLAGVGALAWYYAVQRSKEQDDSEHIPEQDPLLQVKATPSMRATMKYFWIVTALIAVQVGLGAITAHYAVEGNGFYGIPLAEWFPYSVTRTWHQQLAVFWIATAWLATGLYIGPAISGHEPKYQRLGVNVLFSCLLLIVAGSMAGEWLAVKGYITSATHNFYFGHQGYEYVDLGRAWQIFLTVGLFIWFFLMARAIWPALKKKGESRHLLTLFLIASVAIPTFYIPGLMWGPQAHLTIVTYWRWWVVHLWVEGFFEVFAAVVIAFLFSRMGLIRTATATATVLFSTVIFLAGGIIGTFHHLYFAGTPIGVLAFGASFSALEVVPLLLIGFEAYENLRHGRAKPWVKRYKWPIFFFVAVSFWNLVGAGLFGFLINPPIALYYMQGLNTTALHAHTALFGVYGMLGIGLMLFCLRGLTGEKEWRTKLLKFSFWSFNIGLMTMGLASLLPVGILQTLASMEHGMWYARSAEFLHTRTMQNLVWLRAVGDTIFALGVVGIVIFVIGLATGRSYKSDVS from the coding sequence ATGCCTTATAAAAAGCTATGGGCGGCATTGGCGCTCGTATTTGTTCTATCCTTTGGCGTATTGCTCTATTACGGCGGAGAAATTATTCAGGAGAAGCCGCCGATCCCAGAGCGAGTGGTCACGGAGCAGGGAGATGTGATTTTTACTAAAGCCGATATTATGTCGGGTCAACAGGTGTGGCAGCGAATGGGCGGTCAGGAGCTGGGCAGCATCTGGGGCCATGGCTCCTATGTAGCGCCGGATTGGACGGCTGACTATTTGCATCGGCAGCTTGTATTTATGAATGATTATCACGCGCAGCAAAAATACCAGCTGCCTTATAACCAGCTGACCGAGGAGCAGCAGGCGGAGCTTAAAGCCACGCTCAAGCGTGAAATCCGCACCAATACGTATGACGCACAGACGGGTGACCTTATCATTACAACGCTACGGGCATTGACGGCTTCTGAGCTGGGTGACTATTATGCAGCTGTATTCGGAGATGCGCCTGAATGGGCCGTATATCGCGAGCAAATCGCGCTGCCGGCCAATACGATAAGCTCAGCGGCGGACCGCGAGAAGCTAAACGCCTTTTTTTGGTGGGCGACTTGGTCGACCTCGACGAATCGATTAGGCTCGGATATTACGTATACGAATAACTGGCCGGGCGAGCCGCTCATTGACAATGAACCGACCAGCGTTTCGCTGCTTTGGTCCATTGTGAGCGTCGTTTTGCTGCTTGCGGGAGTAGGAGCGCTTGCTTGGTATTACGCAGTACAGCGGAGCAAGGAGCAGGATGATAGCGAGCATATACCGGAGCAAGATCCGCTCCTGCAAGTAAAAGCGACGCCTTCCATGCGCGCGACGATGAAATATTTCTGGATCGTGACGGCGCTGATCGCCGTGCAGGTAGGTCTCGGAGCGATTACGGCCCATTACGCGGTGGAAGGCAATGGCTTTTACGGCATTCCGCTCGCGGAATGGTTCCCTTATAGCGTCACGCGAACCTGGCATCAACAGCTTGCGGTATTTTGGATTGCGACCGCATGGCTTGCAACGGGTCTGTACATCGGACCAGCGATTTCGGGGCATGAGCCTAAATACCAGCGTTTAGGGGTGAACGTGCTATTTAGCTGCCTGCTGCTGATCGTTGCCGGTTCAATGGCGGGCGAATGGCTTGCGGTCAAAGGCTACATTACAAGTGCGACGCATAATTTTTATTTTGGACATCAGGGCTATGAATATGTCGATTTAGGCCGGGCTTGGCAAATTTTTCTGACGGTCGGCTTATTTATCTGGTTTTTCCTCATGGCGCGGGCAATTTGGCCGGCTCTGAAGAAAAAGGGGGAGAGCCGTCATCTGCTGACGCTGTTTCTGATCGCCTCGGTTGCGATTCCGACATTCTACATTCCGGGCTTAATGTGGGGGCCTCAGGCACATTTGACCATTGTGACCTACTGGCGCTGGTGGGTCGTTCATTTATGGGTGGAAGGTTTTTTCGAGGTATTCGCTGCTGTTGTTATCGCATTTCTGTTTTCTCGTATGGGGCTTATACGCACGGCAACCGCGACGGCAACGGTGCTGTTCTCAACCGTTATTTTTCTTGCTGGCGGCATTATTGGCACGTTTCATCATTTATATTTTGCCGGGACGCCGATTGGGGTGCTCGCTTTCGGTGCATCGTTCAGTGCGCTTGAGGTCGTGCCGCTGCTATTGATTGGGTTTGAAGCTTATGAAAATTTGCGTCATGGCCGGGCAAAGCCGTGGGTAAAGCGCTACAAATGGCCAATCTTTTTCTTCGTCGCCGTATCATTCTGGAATTTGGTCGGAGCAGGTCTCTTTGGCTTCCTGATCAATCCGCCCATTGCGCTGTATTATATGCAGGGGCTGAATACGACGGCGCTTCATGCGCATACCGCGCTGTTCGGCGTTTATGGCATGCTCGGAATCGGGCTTATGCTGTTCTGTCTGCGCGGGCTCACCGGAGAGAAGGAATGGCGGACGAAGCTGCTGAAATTTTCCTTCTGGTCGTTTAATATTGGCTTGATGACGATGGGGCTGGCAAGCCTGCTGCCCGTAGGCATACTCCAAACGCTGGCGAGCATGGAGCATGGGATGTGGTATGCGCGCTCTGCCGAATTCCTTCATACTCGCACAATGCAAAATCTCGTCTGGCTGCGGGCTGTCGGCGATACGATTTTCGCTCTAGGCGTAGTAGGCATTGTTATTTTTGTTATCGGTTTGGCGACAGGCCGATCCTATAAATCGGACGTTAGCTAA
- a CDS encoding TIGR04053 family radical SAM/SPASM domain-containing protein, with amino-acid sequence MTVNKQERDYNVNPFIVIWEVTRACALKCLHCRAEAQYKADPRQLTLAEGKRLIDEIAAMDRPLFVFTGGDPLMRQDLFELAKYASEEQGLPVSMTPSATPKVTYEAICKAKEAGLSRWAFSLDGSTADIHDHFRGTRGSFDQTMKGIAYLQEQQIPLQVNTTVSRYNVDDLPAIAEKVKELGVVLWSVFFLVPTGRGMEADMISPEQHEAVMMWLCQIQRMMPYGVKATEAPHYRRVFMQQQKREQLEGRKHAGEEIAGCIDRGASMGKHADMLGRAPKGVNDGDGFVFISHTGDVYPSGFLPIACGNVRERPLADIYQHSPIMQQLRDKSLLKGKCGICRFKHICGGSRARAYALTGDYLESDPYCAYIPSLN; translated from the coding sequence ATGACAGTAAACAAACAGGAGCGCGATTACAACGTTAATCCATTTATCGTCATTTGGGAGGTGACCCGCGCCTGTGCGCTCAAATGCCTGCATTGCCGAGCGGAGGCGCAGTACAAGGCAGATCCTCGTCAGCTAACACTTGCTGAAGGCAAGCGGCTGATTGATGAAATCGCGGCGATGGATCGGCCGTTATTTGTTTTTACAGGTGGTGACCCGCTAATGCGGCAGGACTTGTTTGAGCTTGCTAAATATGCATCCGAGGAGCAGGGACTGCCGGTTTCGATGACACCTAGCGCCACGCCGAAGGTTACGTATGAGGCGATTTGCAAGGCAAAGGAAGCGGGCTTGTCGCGTTGGGCGTTCAGTCTGGATGGCTCGACAGCGGATATTCATGATCATTTTCGCGGAACGAGGGGCTCGTTTGACCAGACGATGAAAGGAATCGCATATTTGCAGGAGCAGCAAATTCCACTGCAGGTGAACACAACCGTGTCGCGCTACAATGTGGACGATTTGCCTGCAATCGCCGAGAAGGTGAAGGAATTGGGCGTCGTCTTGTGGAGCGTGTTTTTTCTCGTCCCGACGGGCCGGGGAATGGAGGCAGACATGATTTCGCCGGAGCAGCATGAGGCTGTAATGATGTGGCTGTGCCAAATTCAGCGAATGATGCCGTACGGAGTGAAAGCGACGGAAGCACCGCATTATCGCAGAGTTTTTATGCAGCAGCAAAAGCGGGAGCAATTGGAGGGGCGAAAACATGCAGGTGAGGAAATAGCGGGATGCATAGATAGAGGCGCGAGCATGGGCAAACATGCCGACATGCTGGGACGTGCGCCCAAAGGCGTCAATGATGGGGACGGCTTTGTTTTTATTAGCCACACGGGGGATGTTTATCCAAGCGGTTTTCTGCCGATTGCATGCGGCAATGTACGCGAGCGGCCGCTCGCAGACATTTACCAGCATTCCCCTATCATGCAGCAGCTGCGGGATAAATCGCTGTTAAAGGGGAAATGCGGAATCTGTCGCTTCAAACACATATGCGGCGGTTCAAGGGCGAGGGCCTATGCTCTCACTGGCGATTATTTGGAGAGTGATCCTTATTGTGCTTATATACCGAGTTTAAATTAA
- a CDS encoding multicopper oxidase domain-containing protein, protein MLNVRHMMIVFAILGAIAVFCAYIPAEENDAAAIAEAAETLNQPPIAPIIHREGSTVKIEMTAQVTDVEISKGVFYNAWTFNGTVPGPVLHVNEGDTIDFTLKNMDPNVPHSMDFHAVHAAPSKKFIDVMPNEEGHFSYKAQSPGVFMYHCGTSPALAHIANGMYGMIIVAPANGYPSDADIDREYTIVQSEWYTEHDYQAFLNDEPIYVVFNGNDFGLKEQPFLAKVGDRVRFYVNNAGPNEVSSFHIVGTLLDRVYMDGNPRNVLYGLQTYLLPASGGAVVEVTVTEEGDYPIVTHQFNDAAKGATAILRVTKDGKDTHEPAMKH, encoded by the coding sequence ATGCTGAATGTGAGGCATATGATGATTGTGTTTGCAATTTTGGGGGCAATCGCTGTTTTCTGCGCATACATCCCTGCGGAGGAAAATGATGCGGCCGCTATTGCGGAAGCGGCGGAAACGTTGAATCAGCCGCCTATAGCACCGATTATTCACCGGGAGGGAAGCACGGTAAAGATTGAAATGACTGCTCAGGTAACCGATGTGGAAATTTCCAAAGGCGTCTTTTACAATGCGTGGACGTTCAATGGGACGGTACCCGGACCTGTGCTGCATGTGAACGAAGGCGACACGATTGATTTTACGCTGAAAAATATGGACCCGAACGTGCCCCATTCGATGGATTTTCACGCTGTTCATGCTGCACCTAGCAAAAAATTCATCGATGTGATGCCGAATGAAGAAGGTCACTTTAGTTATAAAGCTCAGTCGCCGGGCGTGTTTATGTATCATTGCGGGACAAGTCCGGCACTCGCCCATATCGCAAACGGCATGTACGGCATGATTATTGTAGCGCCTGCGAATGGTTATCCTAGCGATGCAGACATTGACCGGGAATACACGATTGTGCAAAGCGAGTGGTATACGGAGCATGACTATCAAGCTTTTTTAAATGATGAGCCTATCTATGTCGTGTTTAATGGCAATGATTTTGGGCTGAAAGAACAGCCTTTCCTTGCCAAAGTCGGAGATCGGGTGCGGTTTTATGTCAATAACGCCGGTCCGAACGAGGTCAGCTCGTTTCATATTGTAGGCACCTTGCTGGACCGGGTTTATATGGACGGCAATCCGCGTAATGTGCTGTATGGCCTGCAAACCTATTTGCTTCCGGCAAGCGGCGGTGCTGTAGTCGAGGTGACTGTAACTGAAGAAGGCGACTATCCGATTGTGACGCATCAGTTTAATGATGCCGCCAAGGGCGCCACCGCGATATTACGCGTAACAAAAGACGGCAAGGATACGCATGAGCCAGCGATGAAGCATTAG
- a CDS encoding DUF2249 domain-containing protein, translating into MQAFTATVNATEYPPQLKHKVIFQTFQELKPSEAMLLINDHDPVPLRFQFESMYKDQFDWEYIEQGPELFRVKIGKLAL; encoded by the coding sequence ATGCAAGCTTTCACTGCAACTGTCAACGCTACGGAGTATCCGCCGCAATTAAAGCACAAAGTTATTTTTCAAACGTTTCAGGAGCTTAAGCCTTCCGAAGCAATGCTGCTCATTAACGACCATGATCCCGTGCCGCTCCGCTTCCAATTCGAATCGATGTACAAGGATCAGTTTGATTGGGAATATATCGAGCAGGGCCCTGAGCTTTTTCGCGTCAAAATCGGAAAGCTTGCGCTGTAG
- a CDS encoding DUF2249 domain-containing protein, translated as MMCSCSMLPLLGLMKVKGYANKVQQVGPEHWSVTFVNKKNKSFLQAWDAEPDAAMEDAVRDEAVDTEAAASQASSEHSGKKIIRLDNRGLEPPQPMIRTLHALEKLGTGDEVIIHNDRVPVFLIEELNSLGYAFTIEEQEDGTAQVFIQKS; from the coding sequence ATGATGTGCTCGTGCTCCATGCTCCCGCTGCTTGGCTTGATGAAGGTAAAGGGCTACGCCAATAAAGTTCAGCAGGTTGGCCCTGAGCACTGGAGCGTCACTTTCGTCAACAAAAAAAACAAGAGCTTCCTGCAGGCATGGGATGCAGAGCCCGATGCAGCGATGGAGGATGCTGTAAGGGACGAGGCAGTAGATACCGAAGCGGCAGCCTCCCAAGCTTCTTCAGAGCATTCCGGCAAAAAAATCATTCGGCTGGACAACCGCGGACTGGAGCCGCCTCAGCCGATGATTCGCACCTTGCATGCGCTGGAGAAGCTGGGCACCGGCGATGAAGTCATCATTCATAATGATAGAGTTCCCGTCTTCCTCATTGAGGAGCTAAACTCGCTTGGTTACGCCTTTACAATTGAAGAGCAGGAAGACGGTACCGCACAAGTGTTCATTCAAAAAAGCTAG
- a CDS encoding metal-sulfur cluster assembly factor: protein MEKRSDERLGEQLEESTKEQVWELLRKVHDPELGVNIVDLGLVYDLNGEDEHITVIMTLTTPGCPMHDMIAGGVRHVLLGELGFTSVDVNVVWEPAWQPAMMSEEAKEFLGYC from the coding sequence ATGGAGAAACGATCAGATGAACGTTTGGGCGAACAATTGGAAGAGAGTACGAAGGAGCAGGTATGGGAATTGCTGCGCAAGGTGCATGATCCTGAGCTGGGCGTCAATATTGTCGATCTCGGCCTTGTATACGACTTGAATGGGGAAGATGAACATATTACCGTGATCATGACGCTGACAACGCCAGGCTGCCCGATGCACGATATGATTGCTGGCGGCGTCCGGCATGTGCTGCTGGGGGAGCTGGGCTTCACCTCCGTCGACGTAAATGTCGTCTGGGAGCCTGCATGGCAGCCCGCCATGATGTCGGAGGAGGCGAAGGAATTTCTAGGCTATTGCTAG
- a CDS encoding GNAT family N-acetyltransferase — protein sequence MNTNARSDSKENIFAIECKDVILREFLVTDLDDFHSLTWQPEIHEFLPGWNVSKEQREDWFINYEIPENKQFLNAVSTSEDIGELRLRLGIILKETGEFIGWCCSGIKEELPPPNREIMYAISKDHRGKGFTTQASQGVINYLFESTNVKVLSAIALLNNVPSNKVIQKCGFNFQSIIEMDNEKYNYYKLDKKDWAGKR from the coding sequence ATGAATACAAATGCTCGTTCCGATTCCAAAGAAAACATTTTTGCGATTGAATGTAAGGATGTCATTCTACGAGAATTTTTAGTTACGGATTTAGATGATTTTCATTCACTCACCTGGCAACCTGAAATACATGAATTTTTGCCAGGCTGGAACGTATCGAAAGAGCAGAGGGAAGATTGGTTTATCAACTATGAAATTCCAGAAAATAAACAGTTTTTGAATGCTGTATCAACAAGTGAAGACATTGGTGAACTCCGTCTGCGATTAGGAATTATATTGAAAGAGACAGGAGAATTTATCGGTTGGTGTTGTTCAGGAATTAAAGAAGAATTGCCGCCGCCAAATCGAGAAATCATGTATGCAATATCTAAGGATCATAGAGGTAAAGGCTTTACAACCCAAGCGTCACAAGGAGTGATTAATTATTTGTTTGAGAGTACGAACGTTAAGGTGCTTAGTGCTATTGCTCTATTAAATAACGTTCCGTCCAATAAGGTAATACAAAAATGCGGTTTTAACTTTCAGAGTATTATTGAAATGGATAACGAAAAATATAACTATTATAAACTTGATAAAAAGGATTGGGCCGGCAAACGTTAG
- the mobB gene encoding molybdopterin-guanine dinucleotide biosynthesis protein B — protein sequence MHTSIIQIVGFKNTGKTTLTAALVKQLAEAGCRVGTVKHDGHDFDIDHPGTDTWQHREAGAHKIAITSPHRTAIMEQRPTPLKELLQQFGDMDWVIVEGFKQECYPKIVLIREEEDEALVKQLEQVVAVASWYPVSFGGLPVFAVQDSAGMAAWIQEERGKGAFVLEEPT from the coding sequence TTGCATACTTCCATTATTCAAATTGTCGGCTTTAAAAACACCGGAAAAACGACGCTGACCGCAGCGCTGGTCAAGCAGCTCGCCGAAGCCGGCTGCCGCGTCGGCACGGTTAAGCATGACGGTCATGATTTTGACATTGATCATCCGGGTACTGATACATGGCAGCATCGCGAGGCGGGTGCGCATAAAATCGCCATTACCTCGCCGCATCGCACGGCGATTATGGAGCAGCGGCCGACGCCGCTGAAGGAGCTGCTTCAGCAGTTTGGCGACATGGACTGGGTCATTGTCGAGGGCTTTAAACAAGAGTGCTATCCGAAGATCGTCTTGATTCGCGAGGAGGAGGACGAGGCGCTCGTTAAACAATTAGAGCAGGTCGTTGCGGTTGCATCATGGTATCCGGTGAGTTTTGGTGGGCTCCCGGTATTCGCTGTGCAGGACAGCGCTGGTATGGCAGCTTGGATTCAGGAGGAACGCGGCAAGGGAGCATTCGTGCTGGAGGAACCGACATAA
- a CDS encoding radical SAM protein, protein MLTFYPRFIRTFTDLPGHLSLLIHAWNGCNMRCYGCHNDAELIAQKPVPHLLLTPEQTLERLSGSDGLFDAVLFSGGEFLISSAAELESFLRRVRLIFRGKIIVMTNGTFPGKLKHLLELALIDGVHIDMKLPFHLLDPVEDAEVFEAIIGAQPSDRFCQDILDSVDLVIRHNSRLSQVRTVRYPLLSEEFFVQIASYIEQLKDKYDSIVPYYLNPYHPPQK, encoded by the coding sequence ATGCTGACCTTCTACCCCCGGTTCATCCGTACCTTTACAGATTTGCCCGGGCATCTCTCCCTGCTGATTCACGCCTGGAACGGCTGTAATATGCGCTGCTACGGCTGCCATAATGATGCGGAATTAATCGCGCAGAAGCCGGTTCCGCATTTGCTGTTAACCCCAGAGCAGACGCTTGAGCGGCTGAGCGGCAGCGATGGGCTGTTCGACGCTGTGCTGTTCAGCGGGGGCGAATTTTTAATCAGCAGCGCGGCTGAGCTGGAAAGCTTCCTGCGGCGTGTGCGCCTTATTTTCAGAGGGAAAATCATTGTTATGACGAATGGCACGTTCCCTGGCAAACTGAAGCATCTGCTGGAACTGGCGCTGATCGACGGCGTTCATATCGATATGAAGCTGCCCTTTCACCTGCTGGACCCAGTGGAGGATGCCGAGGTATTCGAGGCGATTATCGGCGCCCAGCCTTCCGACCGCTTCTGTCAGGACATCCTCGACTCCGTCGATCTCGTCATTCGCCACAACAGCAGGCTGAGCCAAGTAAGGACGGTTCGTTATCCGCTGCTGAGCGAGGAGTTTTTCGTCCAGATTGCCTCCTATATTGAGCAGTTGAAAGACAAGTATGACAGTATTGTACCTTATTACCTGAATCCCTACCATCCACCGCAAAAATAG
- the nrdD gene encoding anaerobic ribonucleoside-triphosphate reductase: MMFSQSTDIIHTFTSGSETKQADYLKRENSNFVYSLPLLRHNLNNFAEEEYLLEHILPPALTELYWDGVVYIHDKQLSPYCLSVGCKDIAANGIPTLAKNMMSSQPTKKLETLLRHFSNLVVLMSQQVSGAVMLSQMTTVSASYLYYEETVRGHSFTAAELEQLFQSLIWEMNMPLRGGSQSAFTNITLEFGKPSDEIKDDCVVIGGSPLDMRYKEIPSAYFDRINEAVIAVMKQGTGNGIPFTFPLLTVPIDDYFDYSNPLFLELLDGMYQWGGVYFENFRSKPFESEHYRRLNPYIKPRDPEVSRSLCCRLQIDLTILSRLGSGIFGSSTGSTGAVQVLNLNMNRVLMEYGGHEDTLLAKIKELLNIMQEGHMAKRKWIEQNKELYPTFFALNRDLSNYFNVFAVTGMHEGLINIGYEGGMNNEAGKQLAHRIMQFMTETINEFIVRDQVACGIEYAPGENAAIKLARHDVKWAKNHDRSIFVQGTGDNVYLTSGCMLPFSEDDFLRQVENSAEFQAYATSGSILHHFLETKLAPERLADYLKKIFEKPIQYITLTPTLTSCLTCSQQIVAEDGKNIHSCPVCGSDDIATFSRVIGYVKMIARKKLEVDEQGYYTGEYNFWSNARRFDWNTRKRMKEDAVDRVSTAAAVSAADS, encoded by the coding sequence ATGATGTTTAGCCAATCTACCGATATTATCCACACGTTTACTTCCGGGTCCGAGACGAAGCAAGCCGACTACTTGAAAAGAGAAAACAGCAACTTTGTCTACTCGCTGCCGCTGCTGCGCCATAATTTGAACAATTTTGCCGAGGAGGAGTATTTGCTGGAGCATATTTTGCCGCCCGCGCTTACCGAGCTCTATTGGGACGGCGTTGTGTACATTCACGACAAGCAGCTTAGCCCTTATTGCCTAAGTGTAGGCTGTAAGGATATTGCGGCGAACGGCATCCCAACACTGGCGAAAAATATGATGTCCTCGCAGCCGACAAAAAAGCTCGAAACGCTGCTGCGCCATTTCAGCAATCTCGTCGTACTGATGTCGCAGCAGGTATCCGGCGCTGTCATGCTTTCGCAGATGACGACGGTATCCGCCTCCTATCTCTATTATGAGGAGACTGTCAGAGGCCATAGCTTCACCGCCGCGGAGCTTGAGCAGCTGTTCCAAAGCTTGATCTGGGAAATGAATATGCCGCTGCGCGGTGGTTCGCAATCTGCCTTCACCAACATTACGCTTGAATTTGGCAAGCCTTCTGATGAAATCAAGGATGATTGTGTCGTCATTGGCGGCTCGCCGCTGGACATGCGCTACAAGGAAATTCCATCCGCCTACTTTGACCGGATTAACGAGGCGGTTATTGCGGTGATGAAGCAAGGTACAGGCAATGGCATCCCGTTCACCTTTCCGCTTTTGACAGTACCGATTGACGATTATTTTGACTACAGCAATCCGTTGTTTCTAGAGCTGCTGGATGGCATGTACCAATGGGGCGGCGTTTATTTCGAAAACTTCCGCAGCAAGCCGTTCGAGAGCGAGCATTATCGCCGTCTGAACCCTTATATTAAACCGCGTGATCCCGAGGTCAGCCGCAGCTTGTGCTGCCGACTGCAAATAGACTTAACGATATTGTCACGTCTCGGAAGCGGGATTTTTGGCAGCTCCACTGGCTCTACCGGTGCCGTACAAGTTCTTAATTTAAACATGAACCGCGTCCTAATGGAATACGGCGGACATGAAGATACGCTGCTTGCGAAAATCAAGGAGCTGCTGAACATTATGCAGGAAGGTCATATGGCCAAGCGCAAGTGGATTGAGCAAAACAAAGAGCTGTATCCGACCTTTTTCGCCTTAAACCGTGATTTGTCCAATTATTTTAATGTGTTTGCCGTTACTGGCATGCATGAGGGGCTAATCAATATCGGCTATGAGGGCGGGATGAACAATGAGGCAGGCAAGCAGCTCGCCCACCGAATCATGCAGTTCATGACAGAGACGATCAATGAATTTATCGTCCGCGATCAGGTTGCCTGCGGCATCGAATATGCACCGGGTGAAAATGCCGCGATCAAGCTGGCCCGTCATGATGTTAAATGGGCAAAAAACCATGACCGCAGTATTTTCGTACAGGGTACAGGGGATAACGTTTATTTAACCTCGGGGTGCATGCTGCCGTTCAGCGAAGATGATTTTCTGCGCCAGGTGGAGAACAGCGCTGAATTTCAGGCTTATGCGACATCTGGCAGCATTTTGCATCATTTCCTTGAAACGAAGCTGGCTCCGGAGAGACTCGCCGATTATTTAAAGAAAATTTTCGAGAAGCCGATTCAATATATTACGCTCACGCCGACTCTGACAAGCTGTCTTACTTGCAGCCAGCAAATCGTCGCTGAAGATGGAAAAAACATTCACTCCTGTCCTGTATGCGGCAGCGACGATATCGCCACCTTCAGCCGCGTCATCGGTTATGTCAAAATGATTGCCCGCAAAAAGCTCGAGGTAGATGAACAGGGGTACTATACAGGAGAATATAATTTTTGGAGCAATGCGCGGCGTTTTGACTGGAATACGCGCAAACGTATGAAGGAGGACGCTGTTGACCGCGTTAGCACTGCCGCTGCCGTCTCTGCAGCAGACTCTTGA
- the glp gene encoding gephyrin-like molybdotransferase Glp, protein MNIHKEKNDSKHQRKAVTLGDAQQALLDRVHQAGTVKIALADAAGYSLAENIHAREAIPHFRRSGMDGYAIRTADLQQLPVMLEVIEQLPSGTVPTKVIMPGTAARIMTGGMVPDGADAVIMLEMAEEAEKAGQPYVMLRKAVPAGANISPIGQEALAGELMLEAGERIGPGQMALLSALGCAEVRVHRKPLVAIVSTGSELLSINEPLEGAKIRNSNIYMLAAQVRACGAEPLFVEHIADHYANAESMLYKLLASDVDIVIATGGVSVGDYDIIADFFQQWEGETLFNKIAMRPGSPTSAGVWKNKLFFGLSGNPAACFIGCELLVRPVLLAMQGEHKSADVQGHDAFLAADYNKVNAYPRYVRGIRYFNNGLVYVKQEGVDMSSALVTLKDANCLIVIPPTKTGIKAGTLVTVIPLAASTL, encoded by the coding sequence CAGGCCTTGCTCGATCGGGTCCATCAGGCCGGTACGGTCAAAATAGCACTGGCCGATGCAGCAGGCTATAGCTTGGCTGAGAATATTCACGCACGAGAAGCGATTCCGCATTTTCGCCGCTCCGGCATGGATGGCTACGCCATCAGAACGGCGGATTTGCAGCAGCTACCTGTTATGCTGGAAGTTATTGAACAGCTGCCAAGCGGTACTGTGCCGACAAAAGTGATTATGCCTGGCACAGCAGCACGAATTATGACTGGCGGGATGGTGCCGGATGGTGCCGATGCCGTCATTATGCTGGAAATGGCTGAGGAGGCCGAAAAGGCTGGCCAGCCTTATGTCATGCTGCGCAAGGCAGTACCCGCCGGAGCGAACATATCGCCAATCGGCCAAGAAGCACTTGCTGGTGAGCTAATGCTGGAGGCGGGTGAACGGATCGGGCCGGGGCAGATGGCTCTGCTGAGCGCACTCGGCTGCGCGGAGGTTCGTGTGCACCGCAAGCCGCTCGTTGCGATCGTTTCAACTGGGAGCGAGCTGTTGTCCATTAATGAGCCGCTGGAAGGCGCCAAGATCAGAAATAGCAATATTTATATGCTGGCGGCCCAAGTGCGGGCATGCGGCGCTGAACCGCTTTTCGTGGAGCACATTGCTGATCATTATGCGAACGCTGAAAGCATGCTGTACAAGCTGCTCGCAAGCGACGTGGATATCGTGATTGCAACGGGAGGCGTATCTGTCGGGGATTATGATATTATCGCTGATTTTTTCCAGCAGTGGGAAGGGGAAACGCTGTTTAATAAAATCGCGATGCGCCCAGGCAGTCCAACGAGCGCAGGCGTATGGAAGAATAAACTGTTTTTTGGATTGTCCGGCAATCCGGCAGCATGCTTTATCGGCTGTGAATTATTGGTGCGTCCCGTATTGCTCGCCATGCAGGGGGAGCATAAGTCAGCTGATGTTCAGGGGCATGATGCTTTTCTTGCAGCCGATTATAATAAGGTTAATGCCTACCCCCGCTATGTACGGGGCATTCGATATTTCAACAACGGACTGGTGTACGTAAAGCAAGAGGGCGTGGATATGTCGAGCGCGCTGGTTACGTTAAAGGATGCAAACTGCCTAATCGTCATTCCGCCTACGAAGACAGGCATCAAGGCGGGGACGCTTGTTACGGTCATTCCTCTTGCCGCTTCTACTTTATAA